The following are encoded together in the Campylobacter devanensis genome:
- the leuS gene encoding leucine--tRNA ligase, which yields MQYVAKDIEYKWQTAWRDSGYSEPKDDYNLPKKYILSMFPYPSGRLHMGHVRNYAIGDALSRYYRNMGFNVLQPMGFDSFGMPAENAAIKHKIHPKKWTYENIEYMIKELDTLGLSFSKNRLLATSDPLYTRWEQEFFIKMYEKGLVYRKSAVVNWCENDQTVLANEQVEDGKCWRCGHDVIQKEMPGYYLKITDYANELLECLKDLDGKWPNQVITMQENWIGKSSGLEFEFKLDDRSKEIASENGFMVFTTRADTIYGVSYCALAPEHSLTKKILNSDNTPKEIKDKIKFMLNQSPKERQIADKDGVYLGINAIHPITKELVPIWCANFVLAEYGHGALMAVPAHDERDYEFAIKFNLPIKKIIECDELPYTQKSGKHINSDMINNMDYDEASKTIIKYFENSSSGKEVTNYKLRDWGISRQRYWGAPIPIVHCDKCGVVCESIENLPVLLPEDVSITGEGNPLDKHPNFKKCKCPKCGGEAKRETDTMDTFFESSWYFARYASDEKTWEKVAFDKKSVDYWMSVDQYIGGIEHAILHLLYARFFQKVLRDLGYLRDSEPFASLLTQGMVLKDGAKMSKSKGNTVDPDEIINRYGADTARLFILFAAPPQKELEWNDSAVEGAFKFINRLYDRSVNAYKTEQIPSINHANLNKDEKYARLKVYEALKKSSEVFESSFTFNTLIAACMEALNALNAQQNKDIWTEGYYIILSLLEPIIPHVSWELSSELFGLKNLRKIELKSEVFESDTINLAITINGKRRAEIEIDKSLSDQEIINQAKIAVSKWIGSSEIIKEIYVPNKLVNIVIKG from the coding sequence ATGCAATATGTAGCTAAAGATATAGAGTATAAATGGCAAACTGCTTGGAGAGATAGCGGTTATAGCGAGCCAAAAGATGATTATAACTTACCTAAAAAATATATTTTATCTATGTTTCCATATCCGAGTGGTAGACTTCACATGGGGCATGTGCGAAACTACGCTATAGGTGATGCCTTGTCTAGGTATTATAGAAATATGGGGTTTAATGTCCTTCAACCAATGGGTTTTGATAGCTTTGGTATGCCAGCAGAAAATGCCGCTATAAAGCATAAAATTCATCCTAAAAAATGGACATATGAAAATATAGAATATATGATAAAAGAGCTTGATACATTAGGGTTAAGCTTTTCTAAAAATCGCTTATTAGCTACTAGTGATCCACTCTATACAAGATGGGAGCAAGAGTTTTTCATAAAAATGTATGAAAAAGGCTTAGTATATCGCAAATCCGCTGTGGTAAATTGGTGTGAAAATGACCAAACAGTTTTGGCAAATGAGCAAGTAGAAGATGGCAAATGTTGGAGATGCGGCCACGATGTAATCCAAAAAGAGATGCCAGGATATTATCTCAAAATTACAGATTATGCTAATGAGCTTTTGGAGTGTTTAAAAGATTTAGATGGCAAATGGCCAAATCAAGTTATCACTATGCAAGAGAATTGGATAGGTAAAAGTAGTGGGCTTGAGTTTGAATTTAAGCTTGATGATCGTAGCAAAGAGATTGCTAGTGAAAATGGATTTATGGTCTTTACTACTAGGGCTGATACTATTTATGGGGTTAGCTATTGTGCTTTAGCGCCAGAGCATAGCCTTACAAAAAAGATTTTAAATAGTGATAATACCCCAAAAGAGATAAAAGATAAGATCAAATTTATGCTAAATCAAAGTCCAAAAGAGCGCCAAATAGCCGATAAAGATGGGGTCTATCTAGGCATTAATGCTATCCATCCGATAACCAAAGAGCTAGTGCCGATATGGTGTGCGAATTTCGTCTTAGCTGAGTATGGTCATGGGGCTTTGATGGCTGTGCCTGCTCATGATGAGAGGGATTATGAGTTTGCTATTAAATTTAATCTACCTATTAAAAAGATAATAGAGTGCGATGAGTTGCCATATACTCAAAAGAGCGGCAAGCATATAAATTCAGATATGATAAATAATATGGATTATGATGAGGCTAGTAAAACTATCATAAAATACTTCGAAAATAGCAGTAGCGGTAAAGAGGTTACAAACTACAAATTAAGAGATTGGGGCATCTCTAGACAGAGATATTGGGGTGCGCCGATCCCTATAGTGCATTGTGATAAATGTGGAGTTGTGTGCGAGAGTATTGAGAATTTGCCTGTTTTATTGCCTGAAGATGTGAGTATCACAGGTGAGGGAAATCCGCTAGACAAGCATCCAAATTTCAAAAAATGTAAATGCCCTAAATGCGGTGGTGAAGCTAAAAGAGAAACCGATACTATGGATACATTTTTTGAAAGTAGCTGGTATTTTGCTAGATATGCAAGTGATGAGAAAACTTGGGAAAAAGTAGCCTTTGATAAAAAAAGTGTTGATTATTGGATGAGTGTGGATCAATATATCGGTGGGATAGAACACGCTATACTTCATCTTTTATACGCTAGATTTTTTCAAAAAGTTTTAAGAGATCTTGGCTATTTGCGTGATAGTGAGCCTTTTGCTAGTTTATTAACTCAAGGTATGGTCTTAAAAGATGGCGCTAAGATGAGTAAAAGCAAGGGAAATACGGTTGATCCAGATGAGATTATAAATAGATATGGTGCTGATACCGCAAGGCTATTTATACTTTTTGCAGCACCACCACAAAAGGAGCTTGAATGGAATGATAGCGCTGTTGAGGGTGCTTTTAAGTTTATAAATAGGCTTTATGATAGAAGTGTAAATGCCTATAAAACAGAGCAAATCCCATCTATAAATCACGCAAATTTAAACAAAGATGAGAAATACGCAAGGCTAAAAGTCTATGAAGCACTTAAAAAATCAAGCGAGGTTTTTGAGAGTAGCTTTACATTTAATACCTTAATCGCTGCTTGTATGGAGGCTCTAAATGCCCTAAATGCTCAACAAAACAAAGATATATGGACGGAGGGGTATTATATAATTTTAAGTTTGCTTGAGCCTATTATCCCGCATGTATCTTGGGAGCTTAGTAGCGAGTTATTTGGACTTAAAAATCTTAGAAAAATCGAGCTTAAAAGTGAAGTTTTTGAGAGTGATACTATAAATTTAGCTATCACTATAAATGGCAAAAGACGAGCCGAGATAGAGATAGATAAGAGTTTAAGCGATCAAGAGATCATAAATCAAGCCAAAATCGCTGTATCTAAGTGGATTGGCTCATCTGAGATTATAAAAGAAATTTATGTGCCAAATAAGCTTGTAAATATCGTCATAAAGGGATAG
- the lptE gene encoding LPS assembly lipoprotein LptE, which produces MRLIAILLLAFFIAGCGYKPSSVAARDAIGSSVWVDVIISKTDPESTVVIKDGIKSAMLRRLGVNLVDKNEADSIIIASIKSLTFSAISYDQFGYATAYKANLVMEYRLKQKDGSIKSILTSGDYDFRVTKRLNDRRFTDSVISDNERFDAITNASLQCFDEFVSKLAMQGLLNGKPNL; this is translated from the coding sequence GTGAGATTAATTGCCATTTTATTGCTAGCGTTTTTTATCGCAGGTTGTGGCTACAAACCATCTAGCGTGGCAGCTAGAGATGCTATAGGCAGCAGCGTTTGGGTTGATGTGATAATTAGTAAAACTGATCCTGAGAGTACTGTGGTTATCAAAGATGGTATAAAATCAGCAATGCTTAGACGCTTAGGTGTAAATTTAGTAGATAAAAATGAGGCTGATAGCATAATAATAGCTTCTATTAAATCGCTTACATTTTCAGCTATATCATATGATCAATTTGGATATGCTACAGCATATAAAGCAAATTTAGTAATGGAATATAGATTAAAGCAAAAAGATGGCTCAATAAAGAGTATTTTAACTAGCGGAGATTATGATTTTAGAGTTACAAAGCGACTAAATGATAGAAGATTTACCGATAGTGTTATTAGCGATAATGAGAGATTTGATGCTATTACAAATGCATCTTTGCAGTGTTTTGACGAGTTTGTAAGTAAGCTAGCTATGCAAGGTCTTTTAAATGGCAAGCCTAATCTCTGA
- a CDS encoding diguanylate cyclase domain-containing protein, whose protein sequence is MASLISEVIKDVFKEASDKNIILTPDNYHELFCAAAARRGLSANECKRLEGYIARLDKSYQDEIKKINVKSIDELFAFICFRLNRANLNDIAKISQAQTMLLKRVLHAINLMHNNKAKELANSSYSMLNGTINVENLNLIRDRWFEFVSHFDTNYIKRLEKYGIKQSDDIETIISKIEKFKYKTKEKNLEYLSYCELLIAALVPSIAPGADDDIARVSEHLRSNPALLTSQAMEEDIKKCILKRVRLDQNEIKQKISALDEILNNLNKQIQDFANTLLDNGSSLDGAIFEINSITSYDEYNAIRQKLQNTSNSLRSEISAMGLKLSDDSKIINGLKERIKELEEMMEQSKTDELTGVNNKNSFEIELANIEEARVKYGVDYSIVAIGINLLDEIKAKYGANAKDAILSTMAKIVQNRCVNGEFIARTNMDEFVILVGNLDKNATNSLAEIMINDISGCKFRYKDEHIIVSASCGIATRSECNSQNEMLQRVNLGLQTAKNEGINCIRAL, encoded by the coding sequence ATGGCAAGCCTAATCTCTGAGGTTATCAAAGATGTATTTAAGGAGGCGAGTGATAAGAATATTATTCTAACTCCAGATAACTATCATGAGTTATTTTGTGCGGCTGCAGCTAGGCGAGGGCTGAGTGCAAATGAGTGCAAGAGACTTGAAGGCTATATTGCTCGCTTAGATAAGAGTTATCAAGATGAGATAAAAAAGATAAATGTAAAAAGCATTGATGAGCTTTTTGCTTTTATCTGTTTTAGATTAAATCGTGCTAATCTAAATGATATAGCTAAAATCAGTCAAGCCCAGACAATGCTTTTAAAACGAGTGTTGCATGCTATAAATTTAATGCACAATAATAAGGCTAAAGAACTAGCTAATTCAAGCTATTCTATGCTAAATGGAACAATTAATGTTGAGAATTTAAATTTAATCAGAGACCGATGGTTTGAGTTTGTTAGCCATTTTGATACTAATTACATCAAGCGACTTGAAAAATATGGAATCAAACAAAGTGATGATATAGAAACCATAATTTCTAAAATTGAGAAATTTAAATATAAAACTAAAGAGAAAAATTTAGAATATCTATCTTACTGCGAGTTATTAATTGCTGCTCTTGTACCATCTATTGCGCCTGGTGCAGATGATGATATAGCTAGAGTAAGTGAGCATTTAAGATCTAATCCTGCTTTATTAACTAGTCAAGCTATGGAAGAAGATATTAAAAAATGTATTTTAAAGCGTGTAAGATTAGACCAAAATGAGATAAAACAAAAAATTAGCGCCTTAGATGAGATTTTAAACAATTTAAATAAACAAATTCAAGATTTTGCTAATACTCTTTTAGATAATGGCAGCAGTCTTGATGGTGCGATTTTTGAGATAAATAGCATAACTAGCTATGATGAATATAATGCTATTAGACAAAAACTACAAAATACATCAAATTCACTTCGTAGTGAAATTTCGGCTATGGGGTTAAAGCTTAGCGATGATAGCAAGATAATTAATGGATTAAAAGAGCGTATAAAAGAGCTTGAAGAGATGATGGAACAAAGTAAGACCGATGAGCTAACAGGAGTTAATAATAAAAATAGCTTTGAGATAGAACTTGCTAATATCGAAGAGGCTAGAGTAAAGTATGGTGTTGATTATAGCATTGTAGCTATTGGGATAAATTTACTAGATGAAATCAAGGCAAAATATGGAGCAAATGCCAAAGATGCAATTTTATCTACAATGGCTAAAATCGTACAAAATCGTTGTGTAAATGGAGAGTTTATAGCTAGAACAAATATGGATGAGTTTGTGATTTTGGTAGGTAATTTAGATAAAAATGCTACTAATAGCTTAGCTGAAATTATGATAAATGATATTAGTGGGTGTAAATTTAGATATAAAGATGAGCACATAATAGTAAGTGCAAGTTGTGGAATTGCTACACGCTCAGAGTGCAATAGTCAAAATGAGATGCTACAAAGGGTAAATTTAGGGTTGCAAACAGCTAAAAATGAGGGGATAAATTGTATACGAGCACTTTGA
- a CDS encoding Mur ligase family protein, protein MDYEVFLNKKPLYYDEIDYTRFPRIFNLVKLHLNLPPIIHIVGTNGKGSTGRFLAQILAGAGKKVGHYTSPHIFDFSERFYSSFEEIDKFRLNLAHNRLLEIFSLLNNTSEIVESLSYFEWATLMAGVIFEGYDFLILEAGMGGEYDATNAFDKSLSIFTPIGLDHIDMLGSTIEEIAKTKLNSMQNQALISSEFACMELANQIAKQKSVRLIKQSEIYAKEIQNYAIKFNLPEFLRANLSLAVNAANILNIENLAQIISNLGALTLRGRCEKIKPNLIIDVGHNAHAAKAIAQNLQNIGWREVNLIYNAFDDKDIFGVLLSLKPFIGKIHIYNYKSYSRKLATHKITQIAKDLGITCCEFTNLDENEKYLVFGSFMLVENFIKEEIER, encoded by the coding sequence ATGGATTATGAGGTATTTTTAAATAAAAAGCCATTATATTATGATGAGATTGATTATACTAGATTTCCTAGGATATTTAATTTAGTTAAATTACACTTAAATTTACCACCTATAATCCATATAGTAGGCACAAATGGCAAGGGAAGTACAGGTAGATTTTTAGCTCAAATTTTAGCTGGAGCTGGTAAAAAAGTTGGACATTATACTAGTCCGCATATTTTTGATTTTAGTGAAAGATTTTATAGTAGTTTTGAAGAAATTGATAAATTTAGATTAAATTTAGCTCATAATAGACTTTTAGAGATTTTTAGTTTACTCAATAATACTAGTGAAATAGTAGAGAGTTTAAGCTACTTTGAGTGGGCAACATTGATGGCTGGGGTAATTTTTGAGGGGTATGATTTTTTAATTTTAGAGGCTGGAATGGGCGGAGAATATGATGCGACAAATGCCTTTGATAAGTCTCTTAGTATATTTACCCCTATTGGTCTAGATCACATTGATATGCTTGGTAGTACGATAGAAGAAATTGCTAAAACTAAACTTAATTCAATGCAAAATCAAGCATTAATTAGTAGCGAGTTTGCCTGTATGGAGTTAGCAAATCAAATCGCTAAGCAAAAAAGTGTAAGATTAATAAAGCAAAGTGAAATTTATGCTAAAGAGATTCAAAATTATGCTATTAAATTTAATTTACCAGAATTTTTAAGAGCAAATTTAAGTTTAGCAGTAAATGCAGCCAATATTTTAAATATAGAGAATTTAGCCCAAATCATATCCAATTTAGGCGCCTTAACTTTGCGTGGCAGATGTGAAAAAATAAAGCCAAATCTTATAATTGATGTTGGACATAACGCTCACGCTGCTAAGGCTATAGCCCAAAATTTGCAAAATATAGGTTGGAGAGAGGTAAATTTAATATATAATGCCTTTGATGATAAGGATATCTTTGGTGTTTTATTAAGCTTAAAGCCTTTTATTGGTAAAATCCATATCTATAATTATAAAAGCTATAGTAGAAAATTAGCTACACATAAGATAACTCAAATTGCCAAAGATCTTGGTATTACATGTTGCGAGTTTACAAATTTAGATGAAAATGAGAAATATTTAGTCTTTGGTTCATTTATGTTAGTAGAAAACTTCATTAAGGAAGAGATTGAAAGATAA
- a CDS encoding M23 family metallopeptidase has product MKDKIVVTITDVNGSRNYLLSQVLKRIFIYVVAVLLLIFVLGGLYMGYLQDETNVLRETKEELISSSKNLNIEYENIKQKLSTKEEELMAIEDKISFLEEQIGLNDDSNITTIDDRLEQIKLTVEQQNIIFSMIPNGKVIEDGGITAAFGWRTHPVLGHKHLHQGIDLRAPIGTPVYAPADGVVQVAGFNVVGGYGYLVVLEHNFGFKTRFAHLSRKDVVKEGQFVKKGELIGYSGNTGISTGPHLHYEIRFVQRPLDPINFINWSRKNYEEIFEKEKRVTWQSLVKAVANLTLKQP; this is encoded by the coding sequence TTGAAAGATAAGATTGTTGTTACTATAACTGATGTCAATGGCTCTAGAAATTATTTATTAAGCCAGGTTTTAAAGAGAATTTTTATATATGTTGTTGCGGTTTTATTGCTTATTTTTGTTCTTGGTGGGCTATATATGGGATATTTGCAAGATGAGACAAATGTTCTAAGAGAGACTAAAGAGGAGCTAATAAGTAGTAGTAAAAATTTAAATATAGAGTATGAAAATATAAAACAAAAGCTTTCAACCAAAGAAGAGGAGTTGATGGCTATAGAAGATAAAATTTCATTTTTAGAAGAGCAAATTGGGCTAAATGATGACTCAAATATTACTACAATTGATGATAGATTAGAGCAGATTAAGCTTACTGTTGAGCAACAAAATATAATATTTTCAATGATTCCAAATGGCAAGGTAATAGAAGATGGCGGTATTACAGCAGCATTTGGTTGGCGAACTCATCCAGTGTTAGGGCATAAGCATCTTCACCAAGGAATTGACCTTAGAGCACCAATTGGAACTCCAGTGTATGCTCCAGCAGATGGAGTGGTACAAGTGGCGGGATTTAATGTAGTTGGCGGATATGGATATTTAGTAGTTTTAGAGCATAATTTTGGCTTTAAGACTAGATTTGCCCATCTATCTAGAAAAGATGTGGTAAAAGAGGGACAGTTTGTTAAAAAGGGCGAGCTAATAGGCTATAGTGGAAATACTGGTATAAGTACAGGTCCGCATCTGCACTATGAGATAAGATTTGTACAGCGGCCACTTGACCCGATAAATTTTATCAATTGGAGTCGAAAAAACTATGAAGAAATATTTGAAAAGGAGAAGCGAGTAACATGGCAGTCTTTGGTAAAGGCAGTAGCAAATTTAACTCTGAAACAACCATAA
- a CDS encoding bactofilin family protein, which yields MAVFGKGSSKFNSETTIISEGAYIKGELACGSVLYIEGHVDGMIKSNNTVVIGKNGKVTGIISANKIVVNGIFEGNVDADSVEILSGGFVLGDICSGSFSIENGGKFDGKSSLKKSNSMQSLENFEIIDTEESGASKDI from the coding sequence ATGGCAGTCTTTGGTAAAGGCAGTAGCAAATTTAACTCTGAAACAACCATAATATCAGAAGGCGCATATATAAAAGGCGAGTTAGCCTGCGGTTCAGTTTTATATATTGAAGGTCATGTAGATGGTATGATAAAATCAAATAACACAGTAGTAATTGGTAAAAATGGTAAGGTTACAGGAATAATATCAGCTAATAAAATTGTAGTAAATGGTATTTTTGAAGGCAATGTAGATGCGGATTCAGTGGAGATTTTAAGTGGTGGATTTGTGTTAGGTGATATTTGTTCAGGTAGCTTTAGCATAGAAAATGGTGGTAAATTTGATGGTAAAAGCTCTCTTAAAAAGTCAAATTCAATGCAATCGCTAGAGAATTTTGAGATAATTGACACAGAGGAAAGTGGTGCAAGCAAAGATATATGA
- a CDS encoding DEAD/DEAH box helicase, translating to MQAKIYEFFKAHRDKFKILIVSDDKSASKAYAAATYAGRECFVLPDFRAKRGDDLRAFNSELLDISKALSSFWQSSNSNKLLITPFRTILHKLPSANQLRVKNINFADTIDLNSFKNEMLAYGYTFVDIVESRGEIRISGDIIDIYSVADEWPCRILLDINLVESIRRFDPATQKSIKDEQSITITPYVAALDQTEFKNALNSAEHIESNSLTHDLNSFGFWVIDGFINYLEQFEAVRDGDIDFDECEMDISALEAVTILPLAKSYRPFEGKINNELINFHKDKKIDILSSNESAFRALGLDINLNLNFIQSDLILNLISKDELIISLNQPISRQKRRKASIVLDELKIGDFVVHSEYGIGKFAGLELIRVLGSSKEFVVLTYQNDDRLLLPTEHLDMIDRYIAGSGAVVNLDKLGKASFAKLKQKVKEKLFIIANKIIALAAKRELIEGVKIEANTAEFAKFQMEAGFCYTSDQDRAINSILSHLKSGKVMDMLLSGDVGFGKTEVAMNAIFACVKSGFQALFFVPTTLLCAQHYKSLQERLSKFDIDVRRLDRFSSTKDKSRLQADLQDGKPLVAIGTHALLSVQSANLGLIIIDEEHKFGVKQKEKLKEFSEHSHILSMSATPIPRSLNMALSSIKSYATLTTPPLDRLDVRTFVKEWDRGLIKEAIMREIRRAGQIFYLHNKIADMPSIERELKQIVPTLKILTLHSKIDAKTSEDEMIKFANGEYDLLLCTSIVESGIHLPNANTIIIDEANKFGIADLHQLRGRVGRGAKQGFCYFLVEDRQSLSDEAIKRLVALESNSFLGSGALLAYHDLEIRGGGNLIGEAQSGHIEAIGYSLYLKMLEDEINILLNKDNKNDTQVDIKLSVNAFLNSELIAEDRLRLELYRRLSKCTEVSEVYEIGGEIEDRFGKLDVYTKQFLDIIAIKIMAAKQEFKHISNYEQNITLTKIAGTKVALKSPSKDDDDVLAEILSYLRKNR from the coding sequence GTGCAAGCAAAGATATATGAGTTTTTTAAAGCTCATAGGGATAAATTTAAAATATTAATAGTAAGCGACGATAAGAGCGCTTCTAAGGCTTACGCAGCAGCGACTTATGCTGGGCGTGAGTGTTTTGTTTTGCCTGATTTTAGAGCTAAAAGAGGCGATGATTTACGGGCGTTTAATAGTGAGCTTTTAGATATTAGTAAAGCTTTAAGCAGCTTTTGGCAAAGTTCTAATTCAAATAAACTTTTAATAACTCCATTTCGAACAATCCTACATAAATTACCAAGTGCTAATCAATTAAGAGTAAAAAATATAAATTTTGCCGATACAATTGATTTAAATAGTTTTAAAAACGAAATGCTAGCTTATGGATATACTTTTGTTGATATTGTCGAAAGTAGGGGAGAGATTAGGATTAGCGGAGATATTATTGATATTTATAGCGTAGCTGATGAGTGGCCGTGTAGAATTTTGCTTGATATTAATCTAGTTGAGAGTATTCGTAGGTTTGACCCAGCTACGCAAAAAAGTATAAAAGATGAACAAAGCATAACTATTACTCCATATGTGGCTGCGCTTGATCAGACTGAATTTAAGAATGCATTAAATAGTGCTGAGCATATAGAGTCAAATTCTCTTACGCATGATCTAAATTCGTTTGGATTTTGGGTAATTGATGGATTTATAAATTATTTAGAACAGTTTGAGGCTGTACGTGATGGAGATATAGATTTTGATGAGTGCGAGATGGATATAAGTGCTCTTGAGGCGGTAACAATCTTGCCTTTAGCAAAATCATATAGGCCATTTGAAGGCAAGATAAATAATGAACTAATTAATTTTCACAAAGATAAAAAAATAGATATTTTAAGCTCTAATGAGAGTGCTTTTAGAGCATTGGGGCTTGATATTAATTTAAATTTAAATTTTATTCAAAGTGACTTAATACTAAATCTAATAAGCAAAGATGAGCTTATAATTAGCCTAAATCAGCCTATTTCACGTCAAAAAAGACGTAAGGCTAGTATTGTTTTAGATGAGTTAAAGATTGGAGATTTTGTCGTTCATAGCGAGTATGGAATTGGTAAATTTGCTGGTCTGGAGTTAATAAGAGTGCTTGGTAGTAGCAAAGAATTTGTTGTTTTAACTTATCAAAATGATGATAGATTGCTTTTACCAACAGAACATCTTGATATGATAGATAGATACATCGCTGGAAGTGGAGCAGTAGTTAACCTAGATAAGCTTGGCAAGGCTAGTTTTGCAAAGCTTAAGCAAAAAGTCAAAGAAAAACTCTTTATCATTGCTAACAAAATTATTGCTTTAGCAGCAAAGCGTGAGTTAATTGAAGGTGTTAAAATAGAAGCCAATACAGCTGAATTTGCTAAATTTCAAATGGAAGCAGGCTTTTGCTACACTAGTGACCAAGATAGAGCTATAAATAGCATTTTAAGCCATTTAAAAAGCGGTAAGGTTATGGATATGCTCTTAAGCGGCGATGTTGGTTTTGGTAAAACTGAAGTAGCGATGAATGCGATATTTGCCTGTGTTAAGAGTGGATTTCAAGCGCTATTTTTTGTGCCTACTACCTTACTTTGTGCTCAGCACTACAAAAGTTTACAAGAGAGACTAAGTAAATTTGATATTGATGTAAGACGACTAGATAGATTTAGTAGCACAAAAGATAAATCACGCTTGCAAGCTGATTTGCAAGATGGCAAACCACTTGTAGCAATTGGAACACATGCTTTGCTTAGTGTACAAAGTGCAAATTTAGGACTGATAATAATCGATGAAGAGCATAAATTTGGCGTAAAGCAAAAAGAGAAACTAAAGGAATTTAGTGAGCATTCTCACATATTATCTATGTCAGCAACCCCAATTCCAAGAAGCTTAAATATGGCACTTAGCTCTATTAAAAGCTATGCTACTCTTACCACGCCACCACTTGATAGGCTAGATGTTAGAACCTTTGTTAAAGAGTGGGATAGAGGATTAATTAAAGAGGCTATAATGCGTGAAATTCGCCGTGCTGGGCAAATTTTTTATCTTCATAATAAAATTGCTGATATGCCTAGTATTGAACGTGAGCTAAAGCAGATTGTGCCGACTTTAAAAATTTTAACTCTTCATAGTAAAATTGATGCTAAAACTAGCGAAGATGAGATGATTAAATTTGCTAATGGTGAGTATGACTTGCTTCTTTGTACTAGCATCGTAGAGAGCGGAATTCACTTGCCAAATGCAAATACTATAATAATAGATGAAGCTAATAAATTTGGTATTGCGGATTTGCATCAGCTACGTGGTAGAGTTGGTAGGGGTGCTAAGCAGGGATTTTGTTACTTTTTGGTTGAAGATAGGCAGAGTTTAAGCGATGAAGCGATTAAACGACTTGTAGCACTAGAATCAAATTCATTCTTAGGTAGTGGCGCCTTATTAGCTTATCATGATTTAGAAATTAGAGGCGGAGGAAATCTAATTGGTGAGGCGCAAAGTGGCCATATAGAAGCTATTGGTTACTCTTTATATCTTAAAATGCTTGAAGATGAGATAAATATACTTTTAAATAAAGATAATAAAAACGATACTCAAGTCGATATAAAACTAAGCGTAAATGCATTTTTAAATAGTGAATTAATTGCTGAAGATAGGCTACGACTTGAACTTTATAGACGGCTTAGTAAATGTACTGAGGTAAGCGAAGTTTATGAGATTGGTGGTGAGATTGAGGATAGATTTGGTAAGCTTGATGTTTATACTAAGCAATTTTTAGATATTATTGCTATTAAAATTATGGCCGCTAAACAAGAATTTAAACATATTAGTAACTATGAACAAAATATAACATTAACCAAAATTGCTGGAACAAAAGTTGCTTTGAAATCGCCAAGCAAAGATGATGACGATGTCTTGGCTGAAATTTTGAGCTATTTAAGGAAAAATAGATGA